The genomic DNA ATTGCATTCACTTATGATGAACTAAAGAAAATAACTGGGAATTTTAGACCAGATCGTGTGTTAGGGGGAGGTGGATTTGGAAGTGTTTATAAAGGATTTATTTCTGAGGAGTTAAGGGATGATCTTCATTCTCTTCCTGTAGCTGTTAAGGTTCATGATGGTGACAATAGTCATCAAGGCCACAGAGAATGGCTGGTATATTATCTATATATTCTCTCTAAACATAGAAAAATCATTaccaagaaaattaaaataacgacAAAAATTTAGAGACAGAAACTTGTAAAGAAAACAGCATTTAGATTAGTTGTGGTTTTGATTGCTTTGTTTACAGGCAGAAGTGATATTTTTGGGGCAGCTTTCACATCCAAATTTGGTCAAATTAATTGGATACTGCTGCGAAAACGAACATAGGGTGCTAATATATGAGTACATGGCCAGAGGAAGTGTGGAACACAATTTGTTCTCAAGTAAGTATATACTATCCCACTTGATATTGAAATTCTTACATTCTATTGATATTAAAGCTTAGGATAGAACATGTTAGTAAGGTAACAACACATAGTTCCCTAACTATAATTTAGACGACCGAAACATTTGATATATATGTTGGGACATCTTTTTTTAATGTACAGTTTTTCACCCTCAATAGTTAGCATATGTGATATGAATATGgaattcaaacaacaaaatatttcatatacATATTTTAGCATACATCTGAGACACCTAATTAATCACTTGTAAAAGTATGATTAATTCAGTAGAGTATATATCATTATTTAGTCAATTGAATTAACCATATTTCTAGACGTGATTGCCGATATTGCACCGATATAAAATAAGTAGGTGTCCATATATATCATTATTGTTTGGAAAATGTCCAGGAAAATGAAGTGTAATTTTTGCATTGGTATATGGTCTCCGACAACATTGACGCTATATAAAAGGGAATATATAAAGCGACTTAGGTTCATTTTGTCTTGTTTATTATGAAGTAAATCTAATACCTAGTTGGAAATCAAATAATCTAAGCTTTATGCCGACATGAAACGTGATATAAAAAGAAGTATATCACTTGggtgatatatttttttttaaggaatcagTTGGGTGATATAACCAGTCGGTCCTACAATCAATCGTGATTAATACAAgtgttaatagtgttttatctcttgtaaaatattttttttggatttcgtccttggaatttgaatatttttagttttggacattcatgaattttgaccGTATAAAATCGTAGATATGGAAGAgagtaaaccgaaatttgctcaaattaacaagGGGGTAAgtcgaaatttgctcaaattacaagggggataaacctaaattttctcaaattataagggatgaaatttttcatgaaggtccaaaatcaaaaaatcttcatattacaagaaagaaattcaaaaaaaatattttacagggaaaAATGGGAAATGATCTAAATTACAGGGggataaaacactattaacccttaatacAGTAAGAAACATCTATTGTTCTTTCTAATAACATGTCCATGAATAGcctcataaaaaaaagaaaaatcgtgttaaaggaatttaaaaatagaatttttttattaatttttttattacttttaaaaagttaaatatataagtttttCATATTGCTtctaatacaatatttttatattggtttCTTTAATTAGTGCCGAGACAgtagttaacatttttcaaaaaagaaaataaagtcaTTTATCCTAGTTACTTTAGTAAGTTTTGAACAAGAGAGAATCGAACTGATAATTTTACCGAAAGAGAAATAACATTTTGTACAACTATTTAGTGATAATTTTTGAATAACTTTATCTCTTATAGTCAcattatgtatatatataagaagAGAGTAAAAGAAGGTTTTTGATCAAcaagaagaaattaaaagaaggttgtcacaaaaattatcaccaaatgattgtacaaatatcattgttcTTATTAAAACACGTACTCTTTCATCCCTAATTATAATgtcatttacaaaaaaaaatatttgtatttaaatataAGACTATTCACAAATTTTTAAATGCAATTTAGTACTCTTTTTTCTTGCTATACCCTTTGTTAATACCATCAATTGTCTTAGAATATAAAATGTCATGCTAACTAGTGCCTCGAGGCCCtagttaaggaaaaaaaaagaaacattcatattaaaaacatcattttttacACTTGCCTTTGACTAGGCAAGTTccaaaatattcatattatatatgtttCCTTAACTACTGCCTCCAAcgacattgattatcattttttccatataaaaaaaatcaatatttaataCATAAAGAACACTCGTTAGAATTCTGCATTTAAAAATAGTTAcacatttttcaaacaaatgtATTACTCCAACATCTTTTCTTGatattcttgattttttttataaagtactCATATATTTAAGGGACGAAGGGAGTGTAAAACTCATTTACACTTTCACtttatagaattttatttttggttacaaaaagtATTATATTAAAGGAGGTCCTACCGGGAGTCGAACCCAGGTCGTTGGATTCAAAGTCCAGAGTGCTAACCACTACACCATAGAACCACCACTTTCACTTTATAGAATTAAACcctttaatatattatattaagtaaaTTATGGATTCAGTGGTTTTTGGTGAAATTAGTTTGCATGTTTGTATAATATCTAATTGATTGATGTGTGTTTACTTGTACATTGCAGAAATTTTGCTTCCCTTGCCATGGTCGATAAGAATGAAGATTGCATATGGCGCTGCAAAGGGACTTGCATTTCTTCATGAAGCAAAAAAACCCGTCATCTATCGTGATTTTAAGACATCGAATATTTTATTGGACCTGGTTAGTATTAGTATACATCAAGACTTAATGTCAATGTTTCAATAATTTTcagttaatttttataattgtttctTCATGTAAATGACTTAGAGAAGAAACAATATTGAGAAAAACTGAAATCTCTCATTAAGCCATATGAATATCAATAGCCACAACTTTATTTTGTTCTCTCCGTTTCACAAACAGGACTATAATGCAAAGCTTTCTGACTTTGGCCTTGCTAAAGATGGACCAGTTGGAGACATGTCCCATGTTTCTACTAGAATAATGGGAACATATGGATATGCTGCACCAGAATACATTATGACAGGTTAACTAAATTATGATTCAATATTTATCAATGTTAAGTGCGATTTAATGGAAACAAAGTTCATATTCCACTAGACTTGAAAGACCACCAAAAGTACTCTAAATCAATGATGATTATCCATCAATATGACGTGACACAAACAATATATATTGAATACAAAATTAACGATAAAATTAGAAGCCCTTCAAACTCAATTAgcctttctattttattttttatttttatttttataatattaacccatacaaaatttaatattaaatgtatttatttacATGATTGACTAACATTTTTAAAGAAGTAGTTAGcagcaaaagtttttttttgtcaaccgAGTATTCTTTATTTGTAACTCTTTATTTGTAACTGTAGAAACTAATCACTCGAGTTAGATATGACCATAATAAATGACAAAACTCTCCCTCAAGAGATTTAACAGTTGTTTTTTCAAGGTTGAATCTGAACCCAAAACCTCTAGTTAAATTGGAAGAGATCTCTTACCATCTCATCAAAATTTTCTTAGATTATAACAAAAGTAGTTAGTAAAATTAATACTATGAACCCTAAAAATAGTGAAAAGTTATActatttgtttaattaaaaatgagttTGGGGTCTAAATTTTTTGGAGCCTAAGGTGATTGCTTTGATAGCAATCTGCTTGGGTCAGTTCTACGATACGTATGAAAAAATATCTAGTAAGAGATGTCAATTCTTTAAACGAATCTCAATTATCTCATGAGATCAATCTCAACAATTCCATGGAGGGCAATGTTGGTTGCCAATTAAAAGCAATTATGGCTttcctatatatataaatataaattgacATTATAGTCCTACATTGTGCAGGTCATTTGACTCCAAGAAGTGATGTTTATAGTTTTGGTGTTGTTCTTCTTGAACTTTTGACTGGAAGAAAATCTTTAGACAAACAAAGACCAGCTAGAGAGCAAAACCTTATAGATTGGGCTCTTCCATTGctcaaagaaaagaagaaagtgCTAAATATTATAGATCCAAGGTTGGAAGGTGATTATCCAGTAAAAGGAGCTCACAAGGCTGCAATGCTTGCATATCATTGCT from Medicago truncatula cultivar Jemalong A17 chromosome 8, MtrunA17r5.0-ANR, whole genome shotgun sequence includes the following:
- the LOC11413828 gene encoding probable serine/threonine-protein kinase PBL16 isoform X1; translated protein: MGNCCYKWDSSDYRVSSNAKSEQNQVAMKERHDDSKLPSNPEEVEDLRRDNSAANPLIAFTYDELKKITGNFRPDRVLGGGGFGSVYKGFISEELRDDLHSLPVAVKVHDGDNSHQGHREWLAEVIFLGQLSHPNLVKLIGYCCENEHRVLIYEYMARGSVEHNLFSKILLPLPWSIRMKIAYGAAKGLAFLHEAKKPVIYRDFKTSNILLDLDYNAKLSDFGLAKDGPVGDMSHVSTRIMGTYGYAAPEYIMTGHLTPRSDVYSFGVVLLELLTGRKSLDKQRPAREQNLIDWALPLLKEKKKVLNIIDPRLEGDYPVKGAHKAAMLAYHCLNKNPKARPLMRDIVDSLEPLTTYTEVPIGKTFTIITEVAETDVKRKDAE
- the LOC11413828 gene encoding probable serine/threonine-protein kinase PBL16 isoform X2 — translated: MKERHDDSKLPSNPEEVEDLRRDNSAANPLIAFTYDELKKITGNFRPDRVLGGGGFGSVYKGFISEELRDDLHSLPVAVKVHDGDNSHQGHREWLAEVIFLGQLSHPNLVKLIGYCCENEHRVLIYEYMARGSVEHNLFSKILLPLPWSIRMKIAYGAAKGLAFLHEAKKPVIYRDFKTSNILLDLDYNAKLSDFGLAKDGPVGDMSHVSTRIMGTYGYAAPEYIMTGHLTPRSDVYSFGVVLLELLTGRKSLDKQRPAREQNLIDWALPLLKEKKKVLNIIDPRLEGDYPVKGAHKAAMLAYHCLNKNPKARPLMRDIVDSLEPLTTYTEVPIGKTFTIITEVAETDVKRKDAE